The Ruminococcaceae bacterium KH2T8 genomic sequence TTGCCTTCGGACTCTTTGTAGTATGGTTCTCGCTCTTTTACTATCTGGCGGATGCCCTGTTTAAGAGGCTTCTAAGTATTTGCACAGCTATACTCGCGGCGATGCTCTCCATAGATTATTTTATGTTCAGCGACGATATGGGAACGATGTCATCCTACTTTAAGTTCGATGCCGATCCGATCTTCGAGAACAAGAGCATGATAAACAATGTCCTTATCGTTCTTGCGGCGGCAGTCGTGATCGTTGTTCTGAATAGATTCCTGCCCAGGGTACTAAGGGCGATCCTGATCTCGGGAGTTATCGCGGTCATCGCGATGTCAGTCGGAAACATCAACAAGATAACGACGGAATACCGTAAGGTCAGCGCATTCAAGGTCGAGACCGATTCTCCTCACGTGACCTTGAGTAAGGACGGTCAAAACGTCGTAGTCATAATGCTCGACAGGGCCTTGGGCGCAGTAGTTCCATATATCATGAACGAAAGGCCGGAACTCGAGCGTCAGTTCGACGGCTTTACATATTATCCCAATACGATCTCATACGGTCCTTTCACTAATTTCGGCGTTCCCGGAGTATTCGGAGGATATGAATATTCGGCCGCTCAGATGAACCTTCGAAGTGACGAGCTCCTCATGGATAAGCACGATGAAGCCTTGATGGTAATGCCCGTACTCTTCGGAGAGAACGGATACCACGTAACGCTTTTGGATCCTACGTATGTCCACTACAATAAGATCCCCGATCTTTCGATGTTTAACGATTATCCCTATATCGATGCATACATCACGAAAGCGAGCTTCAGTCAAAATGATGAAGAAGCCTATGATCACGAGAGCAAGGAAGCGATAAGAGAGCATAACATCGTGTGCTACAGCTTCTTCAAAGCTGCCCCCATCTTTGCGAGGGACTATCTTTATAACTACGGTTCGTACAACTATTCAGTCTCGATGTACAGCGAAGCATCCTATGATCAGATAGCAAAGAGCGTAAGTATGGCGAGCGGTATCAGTGCCATCTTCATGGATTCCTATACGGAGCTCATAACGCTTCCCGCGATGACCATGATCGATAATGATTCCACGGGCGAGTTCGTGATGATGACAAATAATACGACCCACGAGCCGTCGATCCTTCAGGAGCCTGAATATACGCCTTCCCAGAGCATCGATAACAGAGAATACGATGCCGTTCACGAGGACAGGGAATATATAGACGGCAGGCGTATGCGTCTTGATAATATCGATCAGATGAGCCACTACCAGATCAATATGGCTGCCTATATCGCACTCGGCGAATGGTTTGATTATCTTCGCGCGGAGGGTGTCTATGACAATACGAGGATAATAATCGTAGCCGATCACGGCAGGGACCTTCATCAGTTCGACGACATGATGTTCTTCGGAGGAGATCTCGACGTCGAATGGATCAATCCCGTTCTTATGGTGAAGGATTTCGGAGCCCGCGGATTTACT encodes the following:
- a CDS encoding membrane protein insertase, YidC/Oxa1 family, C-terminal domain-containing protein, translated to MTFLQAIYQILIGPLYLFFEQVFLIVDEFLPHPGFTIIVLSLIVNLLVLPLYRRADAMQKEERDVEAKIAPGVAHIKKTFKGDERFMMLQTYYRQNNYSPFNVLKGSLSLLLQVPFFMAAYRFLSSLETLKGEDFFFIEDLGAPDHMLVIAGVAINVLPILMTLINYVSGFIYTRGMPLKSKLQLYVIATVFLVLLYDSPAGLVFYWTLNNIFSLVKNIFYKLRDPKLVLSVIAALIGLFDIVWILFIDPLWMGRRIIVLLLAGVALMAPLALRLIGKKHTFKLRVSRDTNGALPVFLSSGIYMAVLTGVLIPSAALASSPQEFINLIFMRDPNEYILYSATVAFGLFVVWFSLFYYLADALFKRLLSICTAILAAMLSIDYFMFSDDMGTMSSYFKFDADPIFENKSMINNVLIVLAAAVVIVVLNRFLPRVLRAILISGVIAVIAMSVGNINKITTEYRKVSAFKVETDSPHVTLSKDGQNVVVIMLDRALGAVVPYIMNERPELERQFDGFTYYPNTISYGPFTNFGVPGVFGGYEYSAAQMNLRSDELLMDKHDEALMVMPVLFGENGYHVTLLDPTYVHYNKIPDLSMFNDYPYIDAYITKASFSQNDEEAYDHESKEAIREHNIVCYSFFKAAPIFARDYLYNYGSYNYSVSMYSEASYDQIAKSVSMASGISAIFMDSYTELITLPAMTMIDNDSTGEFVMMTNNTTHEPSILQEPEYTPSQSIDNREYDAVHEDREYIDGRRMRLDNIDQMSHYQINMAAYIALGEWFDYLRAEGVYDNTRIIIVADHGRDLHQFDDMMFFGGDLDVEWINPVLMVKDFGARGFTTDYTFMTNADVPTIATNGIIDSPVNPFTGNPITSDSKIGAVQQVIISEEFEPDPERYQYYPGDWYSVHDDIFVEENWEYIGYQ